In Chitinophaga sp. HK235, a single window of DNA contains:
- the rpsA gene encoding 30S ribosomal protein S1: MSENNIINEQNAEQQAPQAAAAETATPKAPVVATAHDDFDWSVDKRNVSSYSKEEKEKYDATYDSTFKVFEENTLLGGTVVGITNTDVVINIGFKSDGLISLNEFRDLPGLKIGDEVEVLVVEKEDRDGNLHLSRKQARQKRAWEKIVEVYKTGEVVTGTVTSKTKGGLIVDVYGMETFLPGSQIDVKPVTDYDQFVGKTMEFKVVKVNETIRNAVVSHKALIESDIEQQRVDIISKLEKGQVLEGTIKNITDFGAFIDLGGLDGLLYITDISWGRISHPSEVLQMDQKINVVVLDFDDEKRRISLGYKQLTPHPWDTLPATITEGAKVKGKVVNIEDYGAFLEIMPGVEGLVHVSEISWASTPINAKEFFKLGEEYEAVVVTLSKEERKMSLSIKQLTEDPWSTIETKFPVDSRHKGIVKNITPYGVFVELETGIGGMIHISDLSWIKRFNHPSEYTKVGNEIDVVILGIDKENRKLSLGHKQIEEDPWNTFETIFPINSVHEGTVVKKDEKGATVQLQYGLEAYAPARHLRTEDEKPINVEDVKEFMIIEFDRSEKRILVSHTRVWEKAQAEEKEAVQKERKAEADKTRKAVKNIQGKVEKATLGDLGALAELREKLKQSEGGEEKSAQ; encoded by the coding sequence ATGAGCGAAAACAACATTATTAACGAACAAAACGCTGAACAACAGGCTCCGCAGGCAGCTGCGGCTGAAACAGCGACACCAAAGGCTCCTGTAGTAGCTACTGCCCATGACGATTTCGATTGGAGCGTGGACAAGCGTAACGTTTCTTCTTACAGCAAAGAAGAAAAAGAAAAGTATGACGCAACTTACGACAGCACCTTCAAAGTGTTTGAAGAAAACACACTGCTGGGTGGTACTGTAGTAGGTATTACCAACACAGACGTAGTGATCAACATCGGTTTCAAATCTGACGGTCTGATCTCTCTGAACGAATTCCGTGACTTACCAGGCCTGAAAATCGGTGACGAAGTGGAAGTGCTGGTAGTAGAAAAAGAAGACCGCGATGGTAACCTGCACCTGAGCCGTAAACAGGCTCGCCAGAAACGTGCATGGGAAAAAATCGTGGAAGTTTACAAAACAGGCGAAGTGGTTACTGGTACTGTTACCAGCAAAACCAAAGGCGGCTTGATCGTGGACGTTTACGGTATGGAAACATTCCTGCCAGGTTCTCAGATCGACGTGAAACCGGTTACCGACTACGACCAGTTTGTAGGCAAAACCATGGAGTTCAAGGTGGTGAAAGTAAACGAAACCATCCGCAACGCCGTAGTTTCCCACAAAGCACTGATCGAAAGCGATATCGAACAACAAAGAGTGGATATCATCTCCAAACTGGAAAAAGGCCAGGTATTGGAAGGTACCATCAAGAATATCACCGATTTTGGTGCGTTCATCGACCTGGGCGGTCTGGACGGTCTGCTGTATATCACCGATATCAGCTGGGGCCGTATCTCCCACCCAAGCGAGGTACTCCAGATGGATCAGAAAATCAACGTGGTTGTACTGGACTTCGACGACGAAAAACGTCGCATAAGCCTGGGTTACAAACAACTCACTCCTCATCCGTGGGATACTTTACCAGCTACTATCACCGAAGGTGCTAAAGTTAAAGGTAAAGTGGTTAACATCGAAGATTACGGTGCATTCCTGGAAATCATGCCGGGCGTAGAAGGTCTGGTACACGTTTCTGAAATCTCCTGGGCTTCTACTCCTATCAACGCTAAAGAATTCTTCAAATTAGGAGAAGAATACGAAGCAGTGGTAGTTACCCTGAGCAAAGAAGAGCGTAAAATGTCTCTGTCTATCAAACAACTGACAGAAGATCCATGGTCTACTATCGAAACTAAATTCCCTGTAGACAGCCGTCACAAAGGTATCGTGAAAAACATCACTCCTTATGGCGTGTTCGTTGAACTGGAAACAGGTATCGGTGGTATGATCCACATCTCCGACCTGAGCTGGATCAAACGTTTCAACCACCCATCTGAATACACTAAAGTTGGTAACGAAATCGACGTAGTGATCCTGGGTATTGATAAAGAAAACCGCAAGCTCAGCCTCGGTCACAAACAGATCGAAGAAGATCCTTGGAACACTTTCGAAACTATCTTCCCGATCAACTCCGTACACGAAGGTACAGTTGTGAAGAAAGATGAGAAAGGTGCTACTGTTCAACTGCAATACGGCCTGGAAGCTTACGCTCCTGCCCGTCACCTGAGAACAGAAGACGAAAAACCAATCAACGTTGAAGATGTGAAAGAATTCATGATCATCGAATTCGATCGCAGCGAAAAACGTATCCTGGTTTCTCACACCAGAGTATGGGAAAAAGCACAGGCTGAAGAAAAAGAAGCAGTACAGAAAGAAAGAAAAGCTGAAGCTGACAAAACCCGTAAAGCAGTGAAAAACATTCAGGGTAAAGTAGAAAAAGCTACTTTAGGTGACCTGGGTGCTTTAGCTGAACTGAGAGAAAAACTGAAACAATCTGAAGGTGGCGAAGAAAAAAGCGCACAGTAA
- a CDS encoding tetratricopeptide repeat protein has translation MSVKGLWILGLLVIGACWAASAQDSLRIYHTLDSIRMLPNDTGKVSLLIRKGKQHARYFDSHKTENLFWQDALPLAQKLRAARSLALVFNELGTVKRNKSQYLLAEDYHEKAIKFAEEANDTLLMCLSFNNAGVDSRRQDKLQQAFDYHLHALQLAEKINDVRNICVATNSIGNIQLTAENYEDAIRHFNRALKLEEQSRNDLGVAINLGNLGYAYQGQNKLDLAIMYYRRSLVVNQKIDNPTGMAICYNALGATYKEKKDYSAAMDYLQKALTVNDKVADKIHVAESYLNIGKLLSAQNKHEEARKYMQQSIDLSIFWNFKSMLMDAYKALSADYKASGDFKRSMDAADKSLLYKDSILNEKSTMALKQMQAIYEVDRKDNQIKTLEHDKMVNGLRTKRNVMFIFTLAGFLLMSIVGGFFYIRHRNLEANKQTLQLELKSLRSQMNPHFIFNCLSSIHRYIWSNNQEEASDYLTKFSRLMRLILDNTQHTFVTLNKELESLRLYLDLESLRCNGIFEYSIRIDPEINDEEVLIPPMILQPYVENAIWHGLVHKNADMGLLDVEIMLKGRSLVCTITDNGIGRRKAMEIKEKKDKMHNSVGMKVTEGRIDLIRKINNKEAKVTVTDLEDPAGQPAGTMVTIVLPAEFIF, from the coding sequence ATGTCTGTAAAAGGTCTATGGATTTTAGGCTTGCTCGTTATCGGCGCTTGTTGGGCCGCATCTGCACAGGATTCCCTGCGGATCTACCACACCCTCGACTCTATCCGAATGCTGCCCAATGATACCGGCAAAGTATCCTTGCTGATCAGGAAGGGTAAACAGCATGCCCGCTATTTCGACAGCCATAAAACGGAAAACCTTTTCTGGCAGGACGCTTTGCCGCTGGCCCAGAAACTACGCGCCGCCAGAAGCCTGGCCCTCGTTTTCAACGAACTGGGCACCGTCAAAAGAAACAAATCCCAGTACCTCCTCGCCGAAGATTACCACGAAAAAGCCATCAAATTTGCGGAAGAAGCCAATGATACCCTGCTGATGTGCCTTTCCTTTAATAACGCCGGGGTAGACAGCCGGCGCCAGGACAAACTGCAGCAAGCCTTCGATTACCACCTCCACGCACTCCAGCTGGCCGAAAAAATCAACGATGTCCGTAATATCTGCGTGGCCACCAATAGTATCGGTAATATCCAGCTGACAGCCGAAAACTATGAAGATGCCATCCGCCACTTCAACCGCGCCCTTAAACTGGAAGAACAAAGCCGTAACGACCTGGGTGTGGCCATCAACCTGGGTAACCTCGGATATGCCTACCAGGGCCAGAACAAACTGGACCTGGCTATTATGTATTACCGCCGCTCTCTGGTCGTCAACCAGAAAATTGACAACCCTACGGGAATGGCTATATGTTATAACGCCCTAGGCGCTACCTACAAGGAGAAAAAAGACTACAGCGCCGCCATGGACTACCTCCAGAAAGCCCTGACAGTTAATGATAAGGTAGCCGATAAAATACATGTGGCCGAAAGTTATCTCAACATCGGCAAACTGCTCAGCGCCCAGAACAAACACGAAGAAGCCCGGAAGTATATGCAGCAGTCCATCGATCTCAGCATATTCTGGAATTTCAAGTCCATGCTCATGGACGCTTATAAGGCCCTGTCCGCGGACTATAAGGCCAGCGGCGATTTCAAAAGGTCTATGGATGCCGCCGATAAATCACTACTCTATAAAGACAGTATCCTCAACGAAAAATCGACCATGGCCCTCAAACAGATGCAGGCCATCTATGAGGTAGATCGAAAAGATAACCAGATCAAAACACTGGAACATGATAAAATGGTGAATGGACTAAGGACCAAACGTAACGTGATGTTCATCTTCACCCTCGCAGGTTTCCTGTTGATGTCCATTGTAGGTGGCTTCTTTTATATCCGCCACCGCAACCTGGAAGCCAACAAACAAACCCTGCAACTGGAACTGAAATCCCTTCGTTCCCAGATGAATCCGCATTTTATCTTTAATTGCCTCAGCTCTATCCACCGGTATATCTGGAGTAATAATCAGGAGGAAGCATCAGATTATCTCACCAAATTCTCCCGCCTGATGCGCCTCATCCTGGACAATACCCAGCATACTTTTGTAACGCTTAATAAAGAACTGGAATCTCTCCGCCTGTACCTCGATCTGGAATCTTTACGCTGTAATGGTATATTTGAGTACAGTATCCGGATAGATCCTGAAATCAATGACGAAGAAGTCCTCATCCCGCCTATGATCCTGCAACCTTATGTGGAAAACGCGATCTGGCACGGCCTGGTACATAAAAATGCCGATATGGGATTACTGGATGTGGAAATAATGCTGAAAGGCAGAAGTCTGGTTTGTACTATCACCGACAATGGCATCGGCCGGCGTAAAGCCATGGAAATAAAGGAAAAAAAGGATAAAATGCATAATTCCGTCGGCATGAAAGTGACGGAAGGCCGGATTGATCTGATCCGGAAGATCAATAACAAGGAAGCAAAAGTAACCGTAACAGACCTGGAAGATCCGGCTGGTCAACCTGCCGGTACCATGGTAACGATTGTTTTACCAGCCGAATTTATATTTTAG
- a CDS encoding T9SS type A sorting domain-containing protein codes for MGSAFPVAAQQGVFIPAGGSVWLSGNSGVFSDLINNGILGSNPTATLYFLSKKWTNGNGATLPDESADGRSGIGGKFLFSALNPLYGNTGQQTVFGSYSLASRQGTSFPNIELDNTAGLLLDDLSDLKIRNNLHFTNGYIFLNGWNLQVGENNPGTITGYNDRKFVVNGPGFAGGALYRAGINDAAAKVVFPVGTSTDNYSPAAILLSGATDMFSVRAYDSVYTVAAGGRAYRDSFVNRTWNITRTDNTGGEATVILQHMDKDELPAYAAARDSSYITRFTGGVWDQVPYIAALPKPGTLTTNGLTDPATMHMRTFTGLGASEYFSKTVLASKAKPAVFLLFEAYRIAPLMVQLDWTTSKEVNNLLFEVERRYEREEVFTKIATVPTKALNGNSNVPLSYTLQDLNDYDGWTYYRIKAVSRSGKEVYSEIRAVPPFVQIDVFPNPSNGKFRVRIRGIRGPLFMQLRDTWSQVMRQYDIQQDNDLNVSDMPAGTYFMIIYHKETMKVAYTCKVVVVE; via the coding sequence ATGGGCAGCGCATTTCCAGTGGCTGCACAGCAGGGTGTCTTCATCCCCGCCGGTGGCTCCGTATGGCTGTCCGGCAACTCCGGTGTATTCTCCGATCTCATCAATAACGGTATACTCGGGTCTAATCCTACCGCTACTTTATATTTCCTCAGTAAAAAATGGACTAACGGCAACGGTGCTACGTTGCCCGATGAAAGTGCTGACGGCCGTTCCGGTATAGGTGGTAAATTCCTCTTCTCTGCGCTGAATCCGCTGTATGGCAATACCGGTCAGCAGACCGTCTTCGGCAGTTATAGCCTCGCCTCCAGGCAGGGCACCAGTTTCCCCAACATCGAACTAGACAATACTGCAGGGCTGCTGCTCGACGATCTCAGCGATCTTAAAATCAGAAACAACCTGCATTTCACCAACGGTTATATTTTCCTCAACGGCTGGAACCTCCAAGTAGGTGAAAACAATCCCGGTACCATTACCGGATACAACGATAGAAAGTTTGTGGTGAACGGCCCCGGTTTTGCCGGTGGCGCACTCTACCGGGCAGGCATAAACGATGCTGCCGCCAAAGTAGTATTCCCTGTGGGCACCTCCACCGATAATTATTCCCCGGCAGCTATTCTGCTGTCAGGTGCTACCGATATGTTCAGCGTGCGTGCCTACGACAGCGTGTACACCGTTGCTGCAGGCGGACGTGCCTACCGCGACAGCTTCGTCAACAGAACCTGGAACATCACCCGCACTGACAATACCGGTGGCGAAGCGACTGTGATACTCCAGCACATGGATAAAGACGAGCTGCCCGCTTATGCTGCTGCCCGCGATAGTAGCTACATCACCCGCTTTACCGGCGGAGTATGGGACCAGGTGCCTTATATTGCGGCCCTGCCCAAACCCGGCACCCTTACTACCAACGGCCTGACAGACCCGGCCACCATGCATATGCGCACTTTCACCGGCCTCGGTGCCAGTGAATATTTCTCCAAAACAGTATTGGCCAGCAAAGCCAAACCCGCTGTATTCCTGCTCTTCGAAGCCTATCGTATAGCGCCGCTCATGGTGCAGCTCGACTGGACCACCAGCAAGGAAGTCAACAATTTGCTGTTTGAAGTGGAACGCAGATACGAAAGGGAAGAAGTGTTCACGAAGATTGCCACTGTGCCTACCAAAGCGCTCAACGGCAACAGCAATGTGCCGCTCAGCTACACCCTCCAGGACCTCAACGATTACGATGGCTGGACTTACTACCGCATCAAGGCTGTGTCCAGAAGCGGCAAGGAAGTATACTCCGAAATCAGGGCTGTACCACCGTTTGTACAGATCGATGTATTCCCGAATCCGAGCAACGGCAAGTTCAGGGTGCGTATCCGTGGCATAAGAGGCCCGCTGTTTATGCAGCTCCGCGATACCTGGAGCCAGGTGATGCGCCAGTACGATATACAGCAGGATAATGACCTCAACGTGAGCGATATGCCAGCTGGTACTTACTTTATGATCATCTATCATAAAGAGACCATGAAGGTGGCTTACACCTGCAAGGTAGTAGTGGTGGAATAA
- a CDS encoding cyclase family protein produces MKIIDLSKTIEYNKQDPWFMRIRIKHKPHRQSRPLIRFFLGLPAKLFPKGFQGWADDKILGMGVHAATHIDAPWHYAPEVNGQPAKTIDQVPLEWCYGDGVVINMTHKADLEEITLSDIRENLQQTGAVIRPGTIVLIHTGRDKYIGTREYPMRGTGMSAEATHWLIDQGVKVMGIDQWGFDLPLKYMAAKAKKEGKDDYFWQAHLVGQQKEYCHMEQLVNLGALPPFGFKVAVFPLKIKGASAAPARVVAMLD; encoded by the coding sequence ATGAAAATCATTGATCTCTCGAAAACCATCGAGTACAACAAACAGGACCCCTGGTTTATGCGTATCCGGATCAAACACAAGCCGCACCGGCAAAGCCGGCCGCTGATCCGTTTTTTTCTGGGCCTGCCGGCGAAATTGTTTCCCAAAGGTTTCCAGGGATGGGCTGATGACAAGATCCTGGGCATGGGCGTACACGCCGCCACCCACATAGATGCTCCCTGGCATTATGCGCCGGAAGTAAATGGTCAGCCGGCCAAAACCATCGACCAGGTACCACTGGAATGGTGTTATGGCGATGGAGTGGTGATCAATATGACCCATAAGGCGGATTTAGAAGAGATAACGTTGTCGGATATACGGGAAAATCTGCAACAGACCGGTGCGGTGATCAGGCCGGGCACAATTGTGCTGATACATACCGGCCGTGACAAGTATATCGGCACCCGGGAATACCCGATGCGAGGTACTGGTATGAGCGCAGAAGCCACGCACTGGCTGATCGACCAGGGTGTGAAAGTGATGGGCATAGATCAGTGGGGATTTGATCTTCCGCTGAAGTACATGGCCGCTAAAGCAAAAAAAGAAGGTAAAGATGATTATTTCTGGCAGGCCCATCTGGTGGGGCAACAGAAGGAGTATTGTCATATGGAGCAGCTGGTCAACCTGGGTGCGTTACCTCCTTTTGGTTTTAAAGTGGCTGTGTTTCCGCTGAAAATAAAGGGGGCCAGTGCTGCGCCGGCCCGGGTGGTGGCGATGCTGGATTAA
- a CDS encoding rhomboid family intramembrane serine protease, which yields MNGTSFQSDIRYWLRQGNTVNHLLLWNIVVFLGINILYIINTFYPTNTLFSWTYDQLALHSQLNTFIRKPWGVITYMFTHVEIFHIFFNMLNLYWFGNLFRGFLGNKRVLPLYLMGGISGGLLYMLCYNLFLPGFPSGMIGASASVMCILVACATLMPNYEIGLLFLGNIKLKWLALGLIALGIISIPRGNLGGIISHMGGALFGFFYVRILQNGTDLCKPLIWLFDPETRKEGQQQQARSKPKKSPLKVVKKPEDNNQLRLDQLLDKINEKGYQSLSAEEKAWLDKVSKEN from the coding sequence ATGAACGGGACCTCATTTCAATCGGATATTCGTTATTGGCTAAGGCAAGGCAACACGGTCAATCATTTGCTCCTCTGGAATATTGTCGTTTTTCTCGGGATCAATATATTATATATCATTAATACGTTCTACCCCACCAACACTTTATTTTCCTGGACATATGACCAGCTTGCCCTTCACTCGCAGCTGAACACCTTCATCAGAAAACCATGGGGGGTGATCACCTACATGTTTACCCATGTAGAGATCTTCCACATTTTTTTCAATATGCTGAACCTTTACTGGTTTGGTAACCTCTTCCGGGGCTTCCTGGGCAACAAACGTGTGCTTCCCCTCTATCTGATGGGCGGCATCTCCGGTGGCCTCCTGTACATGCTCTGCTACAACCTCTTCCTGCCCGGCTTCCCGTCCGGCATGATCGGCGCTTCTGCCTCCGTTATGTGCATCCTGGTAGCCTGTGCCACCCTGATGCCCAACTACGAAATTGGCCTGCTCTTCCTGGGTAATATCAAGCTGAAATGGCTGGCCCTCGGCCTCATCGCCCTCGGTATCATCTCCATCCCCAGAGGCAACCTGGGCGGTATCATCTCCCATATGGGCGGCGCCCTGTTCGGTTTCTTCTACGTCAGAATACTGCAAAACGGTACCGACCTCTGCAAACCCCTTATCTGGCTTTTTGATCCTGAAACCAGAAAAGAAGGCCAGCAGCAACAGGCCCGGTCCAAACCTAAAAAATCCCCGCTTAAAGTGGTAAAAAAACCGGAAGACAACAACCAGCTGCGCCTGGACCAACTGCTCGACAAAATCAACGAAAAAGGTTACCAAAGCCTCAGCGCTGAAGAAAAAGCCTGGTTGGATAAAGTCAGCAAGGAAAACTGA
- a CDS encoding 4-hydroxy-3-methylbut-2-enyl diphosphate reductase, producing MINFAFQLFAHLRMKTFNVPVIYRSPLISAIKNQRKQQDRMKKDFTPTTLDFGPLKILLARHFGFCYGVENAIEIAFKTVDENPDKRIFLLSEMIHNPHVNNDLLDRGVQFIMDTAGNQLVPWETLQPDDIVIIPAFGTTLETENKLASLGIEPLKYNTTCPFVERVWNKAEQIGKKQYTVIVHGKPKHEETRATFSHSQSNTPTIVVKDMAETEKLARFITGETPAEAFYEQFKGQYSPGFDVTKDLQRVGVVNQTTMLATETQAIADYIRQVMMDRYALTEATAGERFADTRDTLCYATNDNQSAVIGMLEAPADLAIVVGGYNSSNTSHLVELCEEKLPTYFINAPEQMAATDKINHWDFHHKTEIHSDTFLPEKEQVTILLTSGASCPDALVEGVIRRLLSFYGLEHKADELAIID from the coding sequence CTGATTAACTTTGCCTTTCAACTTTTTGCCCATTTACGCATGAAAACATTCAATGTTCCGGTTATATATCGCAGTCCGCTGATCAGCGCCATCAAAAACCAACGCAAACAGCAGGACCGCATGAAGAAGGACTTTACGCCTACCACGCTTGACTTTGGTCCGCTTAAAATACTGCTTGCCCGCCACTTCGGCTTCTGCTATGGTGTGGAAAACGCCATCGAAATAGCGTTTAAAACAGTGGACGAAAACCCGGATAAACGTATTTTCCTGCTCAGCGAAATGATCCACAACCCGCATGTCAATAACGACCTGCTGGACCGCGGCGTGCAGTTTATCATGGACACCGCCGGCAATCAGCTGGTACCCTGGGAAACACTCCAGCCCGATGATATCGTGATCATTCCCGCCTTCGGCACAACCCTCGAAACAGAAAACAAACTGGCCTCCCTCGGCATAGAACCGCTGAAATACAATACTACCTGCCCCTTTGTGGAAAGAGTATGGAACAAGGCGGAACAAATCGGTAAAAAACAATATACCGTCATCGTGCATGGCAAACCCAAACACGAAGAAACCAGGGCCACCTTCTCTCACAGCCAGTCCAACACCCCTACCATAGTGGTAAAAGATATGGCCGAAACAGAAAAACTGGCTCGCTTCATCACCGGCGAAACACCGGCCGAAGCCTTTTATGAACAGTTCAAAGGCCAGTATTCTCCCGGTTTCGACGTCACCAAAGACCTGCAGCGTGTAGGCGTGGTAAACCAAACCACCATGCTAGCCACCGAAACACAGGCCATCGCCGACTATATCCGTCAGGTAATGATGGACCGTTATGCCCTCACAGAGGCTACCGCAGGCGAACGTTTTGCCGATACCCGCGACACGCTCTGTTATGCCACCAACGACAACCAGAGTGCCGTTATCGGTATGCTGGAAGCACCTGCTGACCTGGCGATCGTAGTAGGCGGCTATAACAGCTCCAATACCTCCCACCTGGTAGAACTCTGCGAAGAGAAACTGCCAACCTATTTTATCAACGCTCCGGAACAAATGGCAGCGACAGACAAAATCAACCACTGGGATTTCCATCACAAAACAGAAATCCACAGTGATACTTTTTTACCAGAAAAAGAACAGGTGACCATACTCCTGACCAGCGGCGCCTCCTGCCCCGATGCACTGGTGGAAGGTGTCATCCGCCGGCTGTTGTCGTTTTACGGACTGGAACATAAAGCCGACGAACTCGCCATCATTGACTAA
- a CDS encoding LytTR family DNA-binding domain-containing protein, whose amino-acid sequence MSDIKAIIVDDEQHCIDALQTMLLKKCPGVEVVGSAKGVKEAKELVDELHPDLVFLDVEMPHQNGFELLKQYEKVAFDVIFTTAYEQYALKAIKFNALDYLLKPFSVKELQDALDKCREKKQHRQKENGTSPMDVFLQNMKTLQQSHKKIALPTINGLVFMPVQNIVRCESTGNYTRIFFTDKKNLMVSRPLKEFEELLADVDFFRVHNSHLINLQQMQSYIQGEGGFALMSDGAQVEVSRRRKADFLKRAMQF is encoded by the coding sequence ATGAGCGATATAAAAGCTATCATCGTAGATGATGAGCAACATTGTATTGATGCCTTGCAGACTATGTTATTAAAGAAGTGCCCCGGAGTAGAGGTCGTTGGATCAGCCAAAGGAGTGAAAGAAGCAAAAGAACTGGTGGATGAGCTCCATCCCGACCTGGTATTCCTCGACGTGGAAATGCCTCACCAGAACGGATTTGAACTGTTGAAACAGTATGAAAAGGTTGCCTTCGATGTTATCTTTACCACTGCATATGAACAATACGCCCTCAAAGCGATTAAGTTCAATGCGTTGGACTATCTCCTCAAACCCTTCAGTGTAAAGGAACTGCAAGATGCCCTCGACAAATGCCGGGAGAAAAAACAACACCGGCAGAAAGAGAATGGAACATCTCCGATGGATGTGTTCCTGCAAAACATGAAAACACTCCAGCAATCACATAAAAAGATTGCCCTGCCCACTATCAACGGGCTCGTGTTTATGCCGGTACAGAATATTGTACGTTGTGAATCTACCGGCAACTATACCCGCATTTTTTTTACAGACAAGAAAAACCTGATGGTGTCCCGTCCGCTGAAGGAGTTTGAAGAGCTCCTGGCAGATGTCGATTTTTTCAGGGTACATAATTCCCATCTTATCAACCTGCAGCAGATGCAGTCTTATATCCAGGGAGAAGGAGGGTTTGCACTGATGAGTGACGGGGCACAGGTAGAAGTTTCCAGAAGGCGTAAGGCCGATTTTCTGAAGAGGGCTATGCAGTTCTGA
- the cmk gene encoding (d)CMP kinase, which translates to MKRIIITIDGYSSCGKSTLAKQMARKLDYVYIDSGAMYRAITLYFMQNRVDWASQPAVVAALADIHLEFLYNILTGASEMHLNGENVEHLIREMLVAEKVSEVAAVKEVREFAVAQQKKMGTRKGIVMDGRDIGTVVFPHAELKIFMTADIAIRVERRFKELYEKNKNISIEEVKENLELRDYIDANREISPLRKADDAIILDNSQLSREDQMDLVMQWVEDAIMAHTS; encoded by the coding sequence TTGAAAAGAATAATTATCACGATAGATGGCTACTCCTCTTGTGGCAAAAGTACATTGGCAAAACAAATGGCCAGGAAACTGGACTATGTGTATATAGATAGCGGTGCCATGTATCGTGCTATTACGCTCTATTTCATGCAGAACCGCGTAGACTGGGCATCCCAGCCTGCTGTAGTAGCTGCACTGGCAGATATTCACCTCGAATTCCTGTACAACATCCTCACCGGTGCCAGCGAAATGCACCTCAATGGTGAAAATGTGGAGCACCTGATACGCGAAATGCTCGTTGCAGAAAAAGTAAGTGAAGTGGCTGCCGTAAAAGAAGTACGGGAGTTTGCCGTAGCACAGCAGAAAAAAATGGGTACCCGCAAAGGTATCGTGATGGATGGCCGCGATATCGGTACTGTTGTATTCCCGCATGCCGAGCTCAAGATATTTATGACGGCAGATATTGCAATCCGGGTAGAACGCCGCTTTAAAGAGCTGTATGAAAAGAATAAGAACATCTCCATCGAGGAAGTAAAGGAAAATCTGGAACTGAGGGATTATATTGATGCCAATCGCGAAATCAGCCCGCTCCGCAAAGCCGATGATGCTATCATACTGGATAACAGCCAGTTAAGCCGCGAAGACCAGATGGACCTGGTAATGCAATGGGTGGAAGATGCCATAATGGCCCATACTTCATGA